The Miscanthus floridulus cultivar M001 chromosome 7, ASM1932011v1, whole genome shotgun sequence genome includes a region encoding these proteins:
- the LOC136466069 gene encoding uncharacterized protein produces MRARVGISAAMSPLRLFLLLLLRARPAGSLNVVGEEGGHGGPEGCADGGCDGGGAAGGGRSRSLRGERHGGRGGDEDGAGDLLHLHPWMRRRLSNRRDGAAEGRNGGEEEGGERAGCFSAAGWLCAPVALPGDGGHGGAGDL; encoded by the coding sequence ATGCGCGCGCGTGTTGGGATCAGCGCAGCCATGTCTCCCCTtcgtctcttcctcctcctcctcctccgggcgCGGCCGGCCGGCTCACTGAATGTAGTAGGCGAAGAAGGAGGCCACGGCGGCCCCGAGGGCTGCGCCGACGGCGGGTGCGACGGCGGAGGAGCCGCTGGTGGGGGCCGGAGCCGGAGCCTCCGCGGCGAGCGCCACGGTGGCCGAGGCGGCGACGAGGACGGCGCAGGCGATCTTCTTCATCTCCATCCCTGGATGCGGCGGCGGCTTAGCAACCGTAGAGACGGCGCGGCGGAGGGGCGGAACGGAGGCGAGGAAGAAGGCGGCGAGCGAGCTGGCTGCTTCTCGGCTGCTGGCTGGCTCTGTGCTCCCGTCGCTTTGCCTGGGGATGGAGGCCACGGCGGGGCCGGGGATTTATAG
- the LOC136464277 gene encoding uncharacterized protein, translating into MALSHLSRRLLSPTAAAAAAHLPIPKTFAHGRDPFILLNPGRRFFSASSNPNPNPNPSSSTPSERSQGAPSAPVSPDEMRHQEIEGPTVERDTSPLADETRRELDALRRTVQRLSGSLALLGGAHLAAGAWIAYGAPPVGVGSAAAVQGVAAFAFPFAVALVLHRAIKPIAFFQKMEANARLQVLTLCLQATKNVNLMLLRTRVMAIACALGVSVASVAAVLMR; encoded by the coding sequence ATGGCGCTCTCGCACCTCTCCCGCCGCCTCCTGAGCCCAACggctgccgccgctgccgcgcaCCTCCCCATCCCTAAGACATTCGCCCATGGCCGCGACCCCTTCATCCTCCTGAATCCCGGCCGCCGCTTCTTCTCCGCGTCCTCAAACCCCAACCCGAACCCCaacccctcctcctccacgccatCAGAGCGCAGCCAGGGCGCCCCATCCGCGCCCGTGTCGCCGGATGAGATGCGGCACCAGGAGATCGAGGGCCCCACGGTGGAGCGCGACACGTCGCCGCTGGCCGACGAGACGCGGCGGGAGCTCGACGCGCTCCGCCGCACCGTGCAGCGCCTCAGCGGCTCGCTCGCGCTCCTCGGAGGGGCACACCTCGCCGCCGGCGCGTGGATCGCGTACGGTGCCCCTCCGGTCGGTGTCGGTTCCGCCGCGGCGGTGCAGGGCGTGGCGGCGTTCGCGTTCCCCTTCGCGGTCGCCCTGGTGCTGCACCGCGCCATCAAGCCCATCGCCTTCTTCCAAAAGATGGAGGCAAACGCGAGGCTGCAGGTGCTCACTCTGTGCCTCCAGGCTACGAAGAACGTTAACCTCATGCTGCTCCGGACGCGGGTGATGGCCATCGCTTGCGCTCTTGGGGTGTCTGTCGCATCAGTTGCTGCGGTGTTGATGCGATGA